In one Alphaproteobacteria bacterium genomic region, the following are encoded:
- a CDS encoding DMT family transporter, whose amino-acid sequence MSRSRYHGTEISVADEMTQGAAPIAPSAAIAAGIPWSGILAGLAAAAIWGAWPVASRFGVQQTLTPMDLTMVRFLVAGLILLPIVLRLGHGGLGWGRAIVLAIGAGAPYMLVTSSGFTFAPAGHGGLIIPGFMLTTSTLVGWLILKDAPDRKRWIGLAIVLSGVATMASAAVMDSTGFDALWKGHLLFAGGGLLWASYTVASRKWTVAPLHATALVSVISLVLFAPVYLVQRGTAFLQAPLGELLFQGLAQGVFSAVLALLFYTKAVAVLGAGRAAVFGALVPGLAALFAYPALGEIPSMRHLVGLGLVASGTVLALGLLTRRRKT is encoded by the coding sequence GTGTCGCGATCCCGGTATCACGGGACCGAAATCAGCGTGGCGGATGAGATGACACAAGGCGCAGCACCCATTGCCCCATCGGCGGCTATCGCGGCGGGCATTCCCTGGTCAGGTATTCTGGCCGGTCTGGCCGCGGCTGCAATCTGGGGCGCCTGGCCGGTTGCCTCCCGCTTCGGCGTTCAGCAGACATTGACCCCGATGGACCTGACCATGGTCCGGTTCCTGGTGGCGGGGCTGATTCTTCTGCCCATCGTGCTGCGTCTGGGCCATGGCGGCCTTGGATGGGGACGGGCGATTGTGCTGGCGATCGGTGCGGGGGCGCCCTACATGCTGGTCACCTCCAGCGGTTTCACCTTTGCCCCTGCCGGACACGGTGGATTGATCATTCCAGGCTTCATGCTGACGACGTCGACCCTTGTGGGCTGGCTCATCCTGAAGGATGCGCCCGATCGCAAGCGATGGATCGGTCTGGCCATCGTCCTGTCGGGCGTTGCGACCATGGCCAGCGCGGCCGTCATGGATAGCACGGGTTTCGATGCGTTGTGGAAAGGGCATCTGCTTTTCGCCGGCGGCGGGCTGCTATGGGCCAGCTATACGGTGGCCAGTCGCAAATGGACGGTTGCGCCGTTGCACGCGACGGCACTCGTGTCGGTGATCTCGCTTGTCCTGTTTGCGCCGGTTTATCTGGTTCAGCGCGGAACGGCCTTCCTTCAGGCGCCGCTTGGAGAACTTCTGTTCCAGGGGCTTGCCCAGGGTGTGTTCTCCGCCGTTCTGGCGCTCCTGTTCTATACAAAGGCCGTGGCGGTACTGGGCGCAGGGCGTGCCGCCGTCTTTGGGGCGCTTGTCCCCGGGCTGGCGGCCCTCTTCGCCTATCCGGCGCTGGGAGAGATCCCATCGATGCGGCATCTGGTCGGTCTTGGTCTCGTCGCTTCCGGCACCGTCCTTGCGCTGGGTCTTTTGACGCGCCGCCGCAAAACCTAG